In a single window of the Papaver somniferum cultivar HN1 chromosome 8, ASM357369v1, whole genome shotgun sequence genome:
- the LOC113306496 gene encoding uncharacterized protein LOC113306496, which yields MEKLGFSNTWCNLVHQCISTVSAAVLLNGMPCEQFVATRGLRQGDPLSAYLFILCMELLSRVISNAEDNILLHGIKVGCNAPPISHLLFADDLLVFSNAKFVEAENILNVLNEFSKSSEQLINLEKSGIFFSPNTHKNTIDNVTRILGVNRISFNDKYLGSPLFTHVSKVKSFQKIIERVEAKLRIGNAKQSLLLIDQLQRDFFWGKDENGKKRCLSQGVDCWCVQAHMGGMGFVNNRLFNAAMLAKVNWRLLKDPDSLWAQIYKHKYYPETNILDKSNVCSPKASWVWKNLNREVERIAENVEWVVGNGVTIKWTWNINKLHQYLEDRIVSIVMKIEIKEDMEDEVVWKLEKNGKFTTKSLYGKMVRKGHTENRG from the exons atggaaaaaCTCGGTTTTAGCAATACTTGGTGTAATCTTGTGCATCAATGTATTAGTACTGTCTCTGCAGCTGTTTTGTTAAATGGTATGCCCTGTGAGCAATTTGTCGCCACGAGAGGGCTAAGACAGGGGGATCCTCTATCCGCCTATCTATTTATCCTGTGCATGGAATTGCTCTCGAGAGTCATTTCTAATGCTGAAGATAACATCCTTTTACATGGAATAAAGGTGGGGTGCAATGCCCCACCAATATCCCATCTGTTATTTGCTGATGACCTGTTAGTGTTTAGCAATGCTAAGTTTGTTGAGGCTGAAAATATTTTGAATGTTTTAAATGAATTTAGCAAATCCTCCGAACAACTTATAAATTTGGAAAAATCAGGCATTTTCTTTAGCCCGAACACCCATAAGAACACAATAGATAATGTCACTAGAATCCTAGGGGTAAATAGGATTTCTTTCAATGATAAGTATCTAGGGTCTCCCTTGTTTACTCATGTCTCTAAAGTTAAATCCTTTCAAAAAATTATTGAAAGGGTGGAAGCTAAGCTTAGGATTGGAAATGCAAAACAGTCTCTACTGCTG ATAGATCAGTTGCAGAGAGATTTCTTTTGGGGGAAagatgaaaatggaaaaaaaaggtGTTTATCCCAAGGCGTGGATTGCTGGTGTGTGCAAGCCCATATGGGAGGAATGGGTTTTGTGAATAATCGTTTGTTTAATGCTGCTATGCTTGCAAAGGTGAACTGGAGGTTGCTCAAGGATCCTGACTCTCTATGGGCGCAAATTTATAAGCATAAGTATTACCCGGAAACAAATATCCTAGACAAGTCAAATGTTTGCTCACCAAAAGCTTCGTGGGTCTGGAAAAACCTCAATAGAGAAGTGGAAAGAATAGCTGAAAATGTGGAATGGGTAGTTGGTAATGGGGTTACAATTAAA TGGACTTGGAATATCAACAAGCTACATCAATACCTAGAGGACAGAATTGTGAGTATTGTCATGAAGATTGAGATCAAAGAGGATATGGAGGATGAAGTAGTATGGAAGCTGGAAAAGAACGGGAAGTTCACAACAAAGTCACTATATGGGAAGATGGTTAGGAAAGGCCACACAGAAAACAGG GGCTGA